The following DNA comes from Enterobacter sp. JBIWA008.
ACTGAGTGTCAGGCGTGGAATGAGACAAACGCGGCCATAACAGCGGAATGACACCGGTAAACCGAAAGGCAGGAACAGGAGAGCGCACGAGGGAGCCACCAGGGGGAAACGCCTGGTATCTTTAAGTCCTGTCGGGTTTCGCCACCACTGATTTGAGCGTCAGATTTCGTGATGCTTGTCAGGGGGGCGGAGCCTATGGAAAAACGGCTTTGCCGCGGCCTTATCGCTTCACTGTTAAGTTTCTTCCTGCCATCTTCCAGGAAATTTCCGCCCCGCCAGTAAGCCGGTACCGCTCGCCGCAGCCGAACGACCGAGCGCAGCGAGTCAGTGAGCGAGGAAGCGGAATATCTCCTGTATCGCATATTCTGCTGACGCTCCGCTGCTGCATTTTTCTCCTGCCACATGAAGCACTTCACTGATATCCGCATCCGTGCCAACATAGTAAGCCAGTATACACTCCGCTAGCGCTACGTGACTGGTTCAGGGCTGCGCCCCGAAACCCGCCAAATGCCACTGACGCGCCTGTGGCTTGTCCAACACCGCGCCGTCCGGGAAAGAATCTCCCGCCCGCCCCGGCGTTATCAGGAGGCCGGATTGGCCGACAAACGCAGCAAAATGCTCACGATGTGGGTAACCGAAGATGAGCACCGCCGTCTGCTGGAACGCTGTGACGGTAAACAGCTCGCGGCCTGGATGCGGCAGACGTGTCTGAACGAGAAGCCTGCCCGCGCTTGCAAACTTACCTCGATCTCGCCGGCGCTGCTTCGTCAGCTTGCCGGCATGGGGAATAACCTTAACCAGATTGCCCGGCAGGTTAACGGCAGTGCCGGCTGCGGGCACGACCGCGTGCAGGTAGTCGCCGCGCTGATGGCCATCGATGCCGGACTCGAGCGGCTGCGGCACGCCGTGCTGGAAAAGGGGGCAGACGATGATCGTTAAGTTTCACCCGCGAGGCCGCGGTGGCGGTGCCGGTCCGGTGGATTATCTGCTGGGCAAAGACCGGCACCGCGACGGAGCCAGCGTTCTGCAGGGTAAACCGGAGGAAGTCCGGGAGCTTATCGACGCCTCGCCCTACGCCAAAAAGTACACATCCGGTGTTCTGTCCTTTGCCGAAAAGGATTTACCGCCCGGCCAGCGTGAAAAGCTGATGGCGAGCTTTGAGCGGGTTCTGATGCCCGGACTTGATAAAGACCAGTACAGCGTGCTGTGGGTTGAGCACCAGGACAAGGGGCGGCTGGAGCTGAACTTCCTGATCCCGAACACGGAGCTGCTGACCGGCAGACGGCTCCAGCCGTATTACGACCGCGCTGACCGTCCGCGCATCGATGCCTGGCAGACCATCGTGAACGGCAGACTGGGGCTGCACGACCCGAACGCGCCGGAAAACCGGCGTGCGCTGGTCACGCCGTCCGCGCTGCCGGAAGCGAAGCAGGAAGCCGCTCAGGCGATTACGCGGGGTTTACTGTCCTTAGCCTCGTCCGGGGAGCTGAAAACCCGTCAGGACGTCACTGAGGCGCTGAAAAGCGCAGGTTTTGAGGTGGTGCGCACCACGAAAAGCAGCATAAGCATTGCCGACCCGGACGGGGGGCGAAACATCCGACTGAAGGGAGCCATCTATGAACAGTCTTTTAACGCTGGCGAAGGACTTAGAGCAGAAATCGAAAGCGCAGCAGCAGAGTACCGGCGAGATGCTGAAAGCCGCATTCAGCGAGCACGAGAAGTCTGTCAGAGCGGAACTGAGCGAAAGCGAGAAGAGAATCAGCGCCGCCATCCTCGACCACGACAGGAAGCTGTCCTCAGCCATGAGCCAGCGCACGAAAGGGATGATGCGCATGGTCAGCCAGACGTGGCTGACCATCGTCCTGGTGTCCGTCCTTCTGATCGCGTCGAGCGCGGGCATTCTGTGGTGGCAGGGGCAGCAGATCCTCGAGAACTACACTACCATCCGGGAGCAGAAGAGCACGCAGGCCATGCTGTCAGAGAGGAACAGCGGCGTTCAGCTCTCGACCTGCGGAGAGCAGAGACGCCGATGCGTGAGGGTGAATCCGCAAGCGGGCGGATTCGGAGAGGACTCGAGCTGGATGATACTGGCGGGGAAATAGCACATGACGGAGCTGGAAAAACAGTTGCTGAGCGCATTAGAGCAGCTACAGCAGGACTACTCGAAAAGGCTGGACGAGTGGGAGAACGCCTTCGCGGAATGGCGGACGATGTCTGGTCTTATGCAACGGGAGAACGCGGCGCTGAGCGAGCGCGTCACGGGCTTGAGCAGGCAGGTGCAGAGTTTGAGCGATCAGCTGCGCCGGTTGTCGCAAGGCTGAACGGTATCGAGGCGCACCGGGAGCAGGCGCGCGCGGCGCAGCATCAGAAAACGCTGGAGCTGGAACGATCGCAGCGCTAGCGGACGTATGACGGTCCGTCGCTGTAACAAACCGGATAAAATGAGGATTCCGGCG
Coding sequences within:
- a CDS encoding MobC family plasmid mobilization relaxosome protein, whose protein sequence is MLTMWVTEDEHRRLLERCDGKQLAAWMRQTCLNEKPARACKLTSISPALLRQLAGMGNNLNQIARQVNGSAGCGHDRVQVVAALMAIDAGLERLRHAVLEKGADDDR
- a CDS encoding MbeB family mobilization protein yields the protein MNSLLTLAKDLEQKSKAQQQSTGEMLKAAFSEHEKSVRAELSESEKRISAAILDHDRKLSSAMSQRTKGMMRMVSQTWLTIVLVSVLLIASSAGILWWQGQQILENYTTIREQKSTQAMLSERNSGVQLSTCGEQRRRCVRVNPQAGGFGEDSSWMILAGK
- a CDS encoding MbeD family mobilization/exclusion protein, whose translation is MTELEKQLLSALEQLQQDYSKRLDEWENAFAEWRTMSGLMQRENAALSERVTGLSRQVQSLSDQLRRLSQG